One Dialister invisus DSM 15470 genomic region harbors:
- a CDS encoding VWA domain-containing protein gives MMRRNNFPFSAVLGLNHAKTAILVVLVNPRAGGLLISGPQGIGKSTLMRSTQELIERPWRDIPVSVTEDRLFGTIDTEKAIYSGQKKLYPGIINEADQGVLYLDDANLLREDLLDSILNIAEVGAYQLERDGLSLRCDTSFTVIAAINPESGMLSGACLDQFGLFVNVDNIHDENTRVEILKRTISFEKDCASFCKLWKLENEKIKKAIHSAMSLLPKVVVSSAMIQLASVYALKAHVSGHRADIYLIEAARALAALAERRYVLPKDLEKAAEFVLPHRMRKNWEEELPQSDELEDPDKNNTEKDQESENNDPGDDGEDPSGNHIVEAMGNGGNNDESSSDMPEFPQGADDEKVDSADLHVTLPPLWIQNEKKQFTPKGSGKRHITRSDERQGRYVKAGIPKGETHDIAIDATLRAAAPHQKGRQSNGCAVVIRHEDIRRKEREKRTGNIFLFLVDASGSMGARERMKAVKGVVFKMLADAYQKRDRVGMIAFRRDRAEVLLPITRSIEFAQKKLAALPTGGKTPLAQGLIKAEDMLDRLYKQDPLQDPVLILITDGRATNSLNKNTDPVRDALSEAERIGHRHMLAAVIDTESGFIKLGLAKELAQKMGASYFHVDKISEDRLLCIGRQTAYERGQHDS, from the coding sequence ATGATGAGACGCAATAATTTTCCTTTCTCCGCTGTATTGGGACTAAATCATGCAAAAACAGCCATACTTGTTGTGCTGGTAAATCCTCGCGCCGGTGGTCTTTTGATTTCCGGACCTCAAGGCATTGGTAAATCTACACTGATGAGAAGCACACAGGAACTGATTGAAAGACCGTGGCGGGATATACCGGTAAGTGTTACCGAAGACCGGTTGTTTGGTACCATTGATACTGAAAAAGCCATTTACAGCGGACAGAAAAAACTGTATCCCGGAATTATTAATGAAGCGGATCAAGGTGTGCTCTATTTAGATGATGCTAATTTATTGCGGGAGGATTTGCTGGATTCTATTTTAAATATTGCAGAAGTTGGGGCGTATCAGCTTGAACGGGATGGATTATCACTGCGGTGTGATACGAGTTTTACCGTTATTGCCGCGATAAATCCGGAGAGCGGGATGCTATCCGGGGCTTGTTTGGATCAGTTTGGGCTTTTCGTAAATGTTGACAATATCCATGATGAAAATACACGTGTTGAGATATTAAAACGTACTATTTCTTTTGAAAAGGATTGTGCGTCTTTTTGTAAATTATGGAAATTGGAAAATGAAAAAATAAAGAAGGCAATACATTCTGCAATGTCCTTGCTGCCCAAAGTGGTTGTTTCATCGGCCATGATACAGTTGGCATCGGTATATGCATTAAAAGCACATGTATCCGGACATCGGGCGGATATCTATTTAATTGAAGCGGCACGAGCATTGGCTGCCTTGGCAGAAAGAAGATATGTATTGCCTAAGGATCTGGAAAAAGCGGCGGAATTTGTACTTCCCCACCGTATGAGAAAGAACTGGGAAGAGGAACTGCCGCAGTCTGATGAACTGGAAGATCCGGATAAAAACAATACAGAGAAAGATCAGGAATCCGAAAATAACGATCCTGGTGATGATGGAGAGGATCCAAGCGGGAATCATATTGTTGAAGCGATGGGGAATGGGGGTAACAATGATGAATCATCATCGGATATGCCGGAATTTCCGCAGGGGGCGGATGATGAAAAAGTAGATTCCGCAGATTTACATGTAACTCTTCCTCCGCTCTGGATACAGAACGAGAAAAAACAATTTACCCCCAAAGGCAGTGGAAAGAGACATATAACGAGAAGCGATGAGAGACAGGGACGGTATGTAAAAGCCGGTATTCCTAAGGGTGAAACACATGATATTGCAATTGATGCCACACTCCGCGCAGCGGCACCCCATCAAAAAGGCAGACAATCCAACGGATGCGCTGTGGTCATCCGTCATGAGGATATCCGGCGGAAAGAAAGGGAAAAAAGGACAGGCAATATATTTTTATTTCTTGTTGACGCAAGTGGATCTATGGGTGCCCGTGAACGGATGAAAGCGGTTAAGGGGGTGGTATTTAAAATGCTGGCGGATGCTTACCAGAAACGTGATAGAGTGGGTATGATCGCATTTAGGCGGGATAGGGCGGAAGTCCTTTTACCGATAACACGAAGTATAGAATTTGCACAAAAGAAGTTAGCAGCACTTCCTACTGGCGGTAAAACACCACTTGCCCAGGGGCTTATAAAAGCGGAAGATATGCTCGACAGGCTTTACAAGCAGGATCCGTTGCAAGATCCGGTGTTAATTTTGATTACTGATGGGAGAGCAACTAATTCGCTTAATAAAAATACGGATCCCGTGAGAGATGCATTGTCAGAAGCAGAGCGGATTGGACATCGGCATATGCTGGCCGCAGTAATTGACACAGAATCGGGTTTTATCAAACTGGGACTTGCAAAAGAATTAGCTCAGAAAATGGGTGCATCGTATTTTCATGTAGACAAGATAAGCGAAGATCGTTTGCTATGTATAGGGCGGCAAACAGCTTATGAGCGAGGACAGCATGATTCGTAG
- a CDS encoding ATP-binding protein, with translation MKRQGVFPFTAIIGQEEMKKALILNVVNPRLGGVLIQGEKGTAKSTAVRALADLLPPRECIQGCHYHDDPENKTNWCDSCHELYDTRKPPVVLLPMKVVELPVSATEDRIVGTLDIELAIREGRRSFETGILADANRNILYVDEINLLDDHAVDILLDSAAMGINTVEREGISYSHPAQFSLVGTMNPEEGDIRPQLLDRFALSVKVAGEQNPEKRAEIVKRRLAYEADSEKFIADWKEEQEKEVGRIEQAIKLLPRVMVSDSLLLLAAKISILLGVDGHRADITLIKTAETIAAVEGRTAVNREDLRAASRMVLPHRMHRRPFEEQTLNWEQVDQVIDDETQ, from the coding sequence ATGAAAAGACAGGGAGTATTTCCGTTTACTGCGATTATCGGGCAGGAAGAAATGAAGAAGGCGCTCATACTCAATGTGGTCAATCCCCGATTAGGCGGTGTTCTTATCCAGGGAGAAAAAGGGACTGCCAAATCTACCGCTGTCCGTGCATTGGCGGATTTATTACCGCCGCGGGAATGTATTCAAGGATGTCATTATCATGACGATCCTGAAAATAAAACAAACTGGTGTGACAGCTGTCACGAATTATATGACACCAGAAAACCTCCGGTAGTATTATTGCCTATGAAAGTGGTGGAATTGCCGGTCAGCGCAACAGAAGACCGTATCGTGGGAACATTGGACATTGAATTGGCGATACGGGAAGGACGTCGTAGTTTTGAAACAGGTATTTTGGCAGATGCGAACCGTAATATCTTATATGTAGATGAGATTAACCTTTTGGACGATCATGCTGTAGATATCCTTTTAGATTCGGCAGCTATGGGAATTAATACAGTGGAGCGCGAAGGAATTTCCTATTCTCATCCTGCGCAGTTTTCTCTTGTAGGAACAATGAACCCGGAAGAAGGGGACATCCGTCCACAGTTATTAGATCGTTTCGCATTATCAGTCAAGGTTGCGGGGGAACAAAATCCGGAGAAAAGGGCGGAGATTGTAAAACGCCGATTGGCATATGAGGCGGATTCGGAGAAGTTTATTGCCGATTGGAAAGAGGAACAGGAAAAAGAAGTGGGGAGGATAGAGCAGGCTATAAAATTGCTTCCACGGGTTATGGTTTCTGACAGTTTACTGCTTCTTGCCGCTAAAATATCTATATTGCTCGGTGTTGATGGGCATCGGGCAGATATAACATTGATTAAAACAGCAGAAACGATAGCAGCTGTTGAAGGGCGTACAGCAGTAAACAGGGAAGATCTGAGAGCGGCGTCAAGGATGGTGCTCCCGCATCGTATGCATCGCCGCCCGTTTGAAGAACAAACATTGAATTGGGAGCAGGTGGATCAGGTTATTGATGATGAGACGCAATAA
- a CDS encoding radical SAM/SPASM domain-containing protein, whose product MTMCEIPPIRMLVLTLTGRCNFKCLYCYASEQDPVDMTEETAIAAVALAHVSKNQFLLQFSGGEPLLQFPLIRKVVDFVEKNHVNAQMQIQTNGALLTKDIGKWLFDHHVGIGISCDGRPELMNSLRVSKDGDRSSQKVIQAFQNLGESNIEAGITCVVTDDTVEQLDGIVDMAYFYGNVHQIGFDILREQGRGKGLHAPTAEQMEKALERTAKKMDMLEEITGKHIHFTQEDRVRMLQRTGKYEFPQCFAMNGEAAFVDVHGDIYACSSLMGKSEYKLGNVYTGRCPKNVRKIGTFIRNSMKACRMCEYFSLCGGGCFSRWLDKNGQVRCSEAECALKKFFVKRYLKRQEKAI is encoded by the coding sequence ATGACAATGTGTGAAATTCCACCAATTCGAATGCTTGTGCTCACGTTAACCGGCCGATGTAATTTTAAGTGCCTTTATTGTTATGCTTCAGAGCAGGATCCAGTTGATATGACTGAAGAAACTGCCATAGCTGCAGTGGCTTTAGCGCATGTGTCGAAAAATCAATTTCTTCTCCAGTTTTCCGGAGGAGAACCGTTGCTGCAATTTCCTTTAATCCGGAAAGTAGTGGATTTTGTAGAGAAAAATCATGTGAATGCACAGATGCAGATACAAACGAATGGAGCTTTGCTGACGAAAGACATTGGAAAGTGGCTTTTTGACCATCATGTAGGAATTGGTATTTCTTGTGACGGTCGTCCTGAACTTATGAACAGCTTGCGTGTTTCAAAAGATGGAGACAGATCTTCGCAAAAAGTGATTCAAGCTTTCCAAAATCTGGGAGAGTCAAATATAGAGGCCGGAATTACTTGTGTCGTAACTGATGACACGGTAGAGCAGCTGGATGGGATTGTTGATATGGCATACTTTTATGGGAATGTCCATCAGATTGGTTTTGATATACTCAGAGAGCAGGGGCGCGGGAAAGGATTACATGCGCCCACTGCCGAGCAAATGGAAAAAGCTCTTGAAAGAACTGCAAAGAAAATGGATATGTTGGAAGAAATTACAGGAAAACATATTCATTTTACACAGGAAGATCGGGTGCGAATGCTGCAGAGGACGGGGAAGTATGAGTTTCCTCAATGTTTTGCTATGAATGGGGAAGCTGCTTTTGTGGATGTGCATGGTGATATTTATGCCTGTTCTTCACTGATGGGAAAGAGTGAATATAAATTGGGCAATGTGTATACAGGCAGGTGCCCGAAAAATGTCAGGAAGATAGGAACGTTCATTAGAAACTCTATGAAAGCGTGCAGAATGTGTGAGTATTTTTCACTTTGCGGCGGAGGATGCTTTTCCCGATGGCTTGATAAGAACGGACAAGTAAGGTGTTCAGAAGCAGAATGCGCATTAAAAAAATTTTTTGTTAAACGGTATCTGAAAAGACAGGAGAAAGCCATATGA
- the cobN gene encoding cobaltochelatase subunit CobN: MEGKVIYLTNVDRRFFMMRKACSELKREGLVPAEYETLKVESTSLWSRIWEKQLGDADLVMIRFMGTTIRTMFWDKCLAFFAAKSIPYYMDAAGSAEEEARNGVSEADVEKIKQYSFYSGIKNYKNLWLFLQFITNKGGEMPAEPSAYCWAGIYHPGLPELCTTDLRRYKKMFCREDRPTVGMIFYRDEWIWGDLQYQNTFIRECERQGMNAIAVFTNGLPVSEMGMPTLNQVFHNYFMADGKPAVDIIVNILKFSFTASGSITKEELKEISIPVLEGYSLIMPEQEWAKSKEGMNPVEISISVSMPEFDGIIHGVPVAAKHMKENGEVEYLPISERMAFMVSKAKKWALLRSKENKDKKIAIIFHNYPPTNASIGSAFGLDSIESIRLLLQRMKKEGYRVDFIPEDTESFIKTLTAHATNDISMLTDKQVEECNKNFSKAYIDFFATFPESVKRQMEKDWEEAPGKVMLDDYKNLLVPGIMDGNIFITVQAPRGYGMDPAKIYHDPYVAPTHQYISFYQWIRDEWKADAVIHVGTHGNLEWLPGKGAGLDRKSYPDLSLGDLPNIYPYHMTITGEGIQAKRRSAACLVDHLPAPLAEAGVYDELAELEKMMDEYAHFMQIQPENAGSLEPMIRELAEKAELDGEIPYDENKPFLEYVGKLHQYLEELKNGEVHVGLHILGQAPQGEILIDEILQFLRLDNGEIPSIYEIWAEKYDTTVDEIIGNAGKLHPRFQITYSELMSRIRNETKNIIKILEAYDFSDEGIEKALLETCIFEENESWKKKLTGILSYICHDLIQRLWKTAEEMDHIMDGLSSRYILPGLSGSPHTGGVNLLPSGRNFFGLDPRTLPTKAAWELGKRLGDQVIEQYIADEGKYPENIGMVFWSGSNMRSHGQCIAEFLYFMGIKPVWEKGSLQVKRLEVIPLSELMRPRIDVTARISGLFRDTMPTVVELLDKAVLLAADLNELEDDNYIKKHISEESSLMEKSGMTHEESWRNAAYRIFGDAPGTYGAGVSALLESKNWQTVDDLADVFVRWGGHAYGGAVKGEYSPELFRKRLSVMDVTVKNEDNHETNMFSSDDYNAYHGGMIAAVRSIRGSAPHSYAGDSADRLRPKVRTVQEEAKRIFRMESINPKHINGMMNHGYKGASDMAKMVSVSFQWDATSEVMEDWMYEKYAEKYALDEKVQDWMKRVNPWALQRITETLLEAEARGLWNAKEKTMKELKNLYLSIEGELEGEGDDNV; the protein is encoded by the coding sequence ATGGAAGGGAAAGTTATTTATTTAACAAATGTAGACCGTCGTTTCTTTATGATGCGCAAAGCCTGCAGTGAATTAAAAAGAGAGGGGCTTGTTCCGGCGGAATATGAGACGCTGAAAGTAGAAAGTACTTCTTTATGGAGCAGAATCTGGGAAAAACAACTTGGCGATGCCGATTTAGTTATGATTCGTTTTATGGGAACGACTATCCGGACGATGTTTTGGGATAAATGTCTGGCGTTCTTTGCGGCTAAGTCGATTCCGTACTACATGGATGCTGCGGGATCTGCGGAGGAAGAGGCTCGGAACGGAGTGAGTGAAGCGGATGTTGAAAAGATTAAGCAGTATAGTTTTTACAGCGGAATCAAAAATTATAAAAACCTGTGGCTCTTTTTGCAATTTATAACGAATAAAGGCGGGGAGATGCCGGCAGAACCGTCCGCTTACTGCTGGGCAGGAATATATCATCCTGGACTGCCGGAACTGTGTACAACCGATTTGAGAAGATATAAAAAAATGTTCTGCAGAGAGGACCGGCCAACGGTTGGGATGATTTTTTACAGAGATGAGTGGATATGGGGAGATTTACAGTATCAGAATACGTTTATTCGCGAATGTGAAAGACAGGGGATGAATGCGATTGCCGTATTTACTAACGGACTTCCTGTTTCCGAAATGGGAATGCCTACGCTTAACCAAGTATTTCATAACTACTTTATGGCAGACGGGAAACCGGCAGTAGATATAATTGTCAATATTCTGAAGTTTTCTTTTACAGCATCAGGTTCTATCACAAAAGAGGAACTAAAAGAAATAAGCATTCCTGTTTTGGAGGGATATTCCTTAATCATGCCTGAACAGGAATGGGCGAAATCCAAAGAAGGCATGAATCCCGTGGAAATATCCATTAGTGTTTCCATGCCGGAGTTTGACGGAATTATTCATGGTGTACCTGTTGCGGCAAAACATATGAAGGAAAATGGAGAGGTGGAATATCTTCCCATTTCAGAGCGTATGGCTTTTATGGTTTCCAAGGCAAAAAAATGGGCGTTATTGCGCAGTAAAGAGAATAAAGATAAAAAAATCGCAATTATTTTCCATAATTATCCGCCCACTAACGCAAGCATCGGAAGCGCATTCGGTTTGGATTCTATTGAAAGTATCCGCCTGCTTTTACAGCGTATGAAGAAGGAAGGATACCGGGTTGATTTTATTCCTGAAGATACGGAGAGTTTTATTAAGACCTTAACTGCTCATGCGACAAATGACATATCCATGCTTACTGATAAACAAGTAGAAGAATGTAATAAAAATTTTTCTAAGGCGTATATTGACTTTTTTGCAACATTTCCTGAATCGGTAAAGCGACAGATGGAAAAAGACTGGGAAGAGGCTCCCGGTAAAGTTATGCTTGATGATTATAAAAACTTATTGGTTCCCGGAATTATGGACGGCAATATTTTTATTACCGTTCAGGCGCCTCGCGGCTATGGGATGGATCCTGCCAAGATTTATCATGATCCTTATGTAGCGCCTACTCACCAATATATTTCCTTTTATCAATGGATTCGTGATGAATGGAAAGCAGATGCCGTTATCCATGTAGGGACACATGGGAATCTGGAATGGCTTCCCGGAAAGGGAGCGGGGCTGGATAGGAAAAGTTATCCCGATTTGTCATTGGGGGATCTGCCTAATATTTATCCTTACCATATGACAATTACAGGGGAAGGTATACAGGCTAAAAGAAGAAGTGCAGCATGTCTGGTTGATCATTTGCCGGCACCACTTGCTGAAGCGGGTGTTTATGATGAGCTGGCGGAATTGGAAAAGATGATGGACGAGTATGCCCATTTTATGCAGATACAACCGGAAAATGCAGGCTCTTTGGAGCCGATGATCAGAGAACTTGCCGAAAAAGCCGAATTAGACGGGGAAATACCTTATGATGAGAACAAGCCTTTTCTGGAATATGTCGGAAAACTTCATCAATACCTTGAAGAATTGAAGAATGGTGAGGTCCATGTGGGACTTCATATATTGGGACAAGCACCCCAAGGAGAAATCCTTATCGATGAAATTCTCCAGTTTCTGCGGTTGGATAACGGGGAAATCCCGTCAATTTATGAAATATGGGCGGAAAAATATGACACCACTGTTGATGAAATCATTGGCAATGCAGGAAAGTTGCATCCCCGGTTTCAAATCACTTACAGTGAGCTGATGTCAAGAATACGTAATGAGACTAAAAATATTATAAAAATATTGGAGGCCTATGATTTCAGTGATGAAGGAATAGAAAAAGCTCTTCTTGAAACTTGTATATTTGAGGAAAATGAATCGTGGAAGAAGAAGTTGACAGGTATACTTTCCTATATATGTCATGACCTGATTCAGCGCTTATGGAAGACTGCGGAGGAAATGGATCATATCATGGATGGGCTCTCTTCGCGGTACATACTCCCTGGACTGTCAGGATCTCCTCACACCGGAGGAGTCAATCTTTTACCGAGCGGACGTAATTTCTTCGGCTTGGATCCGAGGACGCTTCCTACAAAAGCAGCATGGGAGCTTGGTAAAAGATTGGGTGATCAGGTCATTGAGCAGTATATTGCCGATGAAGGAAAATATCCTGAAAATATAGGAATGGTATTTTGGTCAGGCTCCAATATGCGCAGCCATGGTCAGTGTATAGCGGAATTTCTCTATTTTATGGGCATCAAACCCGTTTGGGAAAAGGGAAGTCTTCAGGTTAAACGGTTGGAAGTGATTCCCCTTTCTGAATTAATGCGTCCCCGTATAGATGTGACCGCCAGAATCAGCGGGTTATTCCGTGACACAATGCCTACTGTTGTCGAGCTGCTGGATAAAGCTGTTTTACTGGCAGCAGATCTTAATGAATTGGAAGATGACAACTATATCAAAAAACATATTTCCGAGGAAAGCAGCTTAATGGAAAAAAGCGGGATGACACATGAAGAATCTTGGCGGAATGCAGCATACAGAATTTTTGGTGATGCGCCGGGGACTTATGGTGCTGGGGTGTCGGCGCTTTTGGAATCCAAAAATTGGCAGACCGTCGATGATTTGGCTGATGTCTTTGTACGATGGGGCGGTCATGCGTATGGAGGAGCGGTAAAAGGTGAATATTCTCCGGAACTGTTCAGAAAACGGTTATCCGTTATGGATGTCACCGTAAAGAATGAGGATAATCATGAAACGAATATGTTCAGTTCTGATGATTATAACGCCTATCATGGAGGGATGATTGCTGCGGTAAGAAGTATACGAGGATCAGCACCCCATTCTTATGCCGGCGACAGTGCAGATCGGCTGCGTCCAAAAGTAAGGACAGTCCAGGAAGAAGCAAAGCGTATTTTTCGTATGGAGTCAATTAATCCCAAGCATATTAACGGTATGATGAATCACGGATATAAAGGAGCATCCGATATGGCAAAAATGGTGTCTGTCAGTTTCCAATGGGATGCGACAAGCGAGGTGATGGAAGATTGGATGTATGAAAAGTATGCAGAAAAATATGCACTTGATGAAAAGGTACAGGACTGGATGAAACGTGTAAATCCTTGGGCGTTGCAGCGTATTACCGAAACGCTTCTTGAAGCTGAAGCAAGGGGGCTGTGGAATGCAAAAGAAAAGACAATGAAGGAACTAAAAAATCTGTATTTATCCATTGAGGGAGAATTGGAAGGCGAAGGGGATGACAATGTGTGA
- a CDS encoding ABC transporter substrate-binding protein → MKKLIFVLLCIIFLATNGCRFHFAEVPVENNAYVVTDELGRTVKIPHKPQRIVSTTYGTDEVLLDLVDISRIVGLSKYAGNPDITFVTEAQREAVGHVVELNPENIMELNPDLVIISSAVSNGITEVLSGMGVPVYVSVTATTWDEVELKVQGMAKAVGESERGDQVVSRMRMKRKAIEEKLSVLSPNQEKTVVALSFRGIIGKRGTLFNEILKMAHVKNGADGIDIPKGAGVYLSNELIPSINPDIFLLPVWKTREGDDENEFKKELMQNPAYQDVKAVKNNQFIFFSERYKYVMSQHVTDSVEAVARAVYPELWE, encoded by the coding sequence ATGAAAAAACTAATATTTGTACTATTATGTATTATTTTTTTAGCAACAAACGGGTGCCGTTTTCATTTTGCCGAAGTGCCTGTCGAAAATAATGCTTATGTAGTGACAGACGAACTGGGGCGTACCGTAAAGATTCCACATAAACCGCAGCGGATTGTTTCCACTACTTATGGAACGGATGAAGTGCTTCTTGATTTAGTGGATATAAGCCGAATTGTTGGTCTCAGCAAATATGCGGGGAATCCTGATATCACCTTTGTTACTGAAGCGCAGCGTGAGGCGGTGGGGCATGTTGTTGAATTGAATCCCGAAAATATTATGGAGCTGAATCCTGATTTAGTAATTATATCTTCTGCTGTCTCAAACGGAATAACAGAAGTCCTGTCAGGTATGGGAGTTCCTGTATATGTGTCAGTTACAGCGACTACATGGGATGAAGTAGAACTGAAAGTGCAGGGAATGGCTAAGGCGGTGGGGGAAAGCGAACGGGGAGATCAGGTCGTTTCCCGCATGCGTATGAAGCGAAAAGCCATAGAGGAGAAATTGTCGGTATTAAGTCCTAATCAGGAAAAGACAGTTGTCGCGCTTTCCTTCCGCGGAATTATCGGGAAGCGGGGCACGCTGTTTAATGAAATATTGAAAATGGCGCATGTAAAAAATGGCGCAGATGGTATTGATATTCCCAAAGGCGCCGGTGTTTATCTGTCGAATGAACTCATCCCCTCTATAAATCCGGATATATTTTTACTTCCTGTGTGGAAAACGCGGGAAGGGGATGATGAAAATGAGTTTAAAAAGGAGCTTATGCAAAATCCTGCTTATCAGGATGTAAAAGCTGTTAAGAATAATCAGTTTATTTTCTTTTCGGAACGGTATAAGTATGTAATGTCCCAACATGTAACGGATTCTGTTGAAGCTGTTGCACGAGCTGTTTATCCGGAATTGTGGGAATAA
- a CDS encoding nitrogenase component 1 encodes MQPSEWENSCHRIGTCALTGSAALFASIPGSYVIVNGPLWCYFYAMKYIDDSMPGAAERFYCTQPDQNSLVYGTEKDLINGFEYLKKNGNPERLFVQNNCSISLVGDDIEGIAAKSHLPWPVYGIDSGGLHGSFAGGFSRALSLLVQQMNPLKKSDGVNVLGLSSVYLRGKADAIEIRRLLELCDIHVVSMPGVGDSWESIMKAPEAALNIVVRNELALKAAEDMKSRFDIPYISVGLPYGMEGTLRWLNRIAEAVNSASLKAAEMEIRCRQKRLLHFGNNMKSMWGTLWFDRILFSAPPEESLGIAEALRGEWADTENLTVHLQADTCSETPAVDTVRVIGINDISIAEDYKKWDGGLILSSSHETERLLRMNRPFVSCHITRPVYDEMAVSDLPLCGIRGAEYLYEKIWNAKLSGHIRMAKT; translated from the coding sequence ATGCAACCATCTGAGTGGGAAAATTCCTGTCACCGGATAGGAACTTGTGCGTTAACCGGTTCCGCTGCATTGTTTGCATCAATTCCCGGCAGCTATGTCATAGTGAATGGTCCGCTATGGTGCTACTTTTATGCGATGAAATATATTGATGACAGTATGCCCGGTGCAGCGGAAAGATTTTATTGCACACAGCCGGATCAGAATTCATTGGTTTATGGAACGGAGAAGGATCTGATTAATGGATTTGAATACTTGAAAAAAAATGGAAATCCGGAGCGGCTATTTGTTCAAAATAATTGCAGTATAAGTCTTGTAGGTGATGATATTGAGGGGATTGCGGCTAAAAGCCATCTGCCGTGGCCCGTATATGGAATAGACAGCGGGGGACTTCACGGGAGCTTTGCGGGCGGGTTTTCAAGGGCCTTATCTCTGCTGGTGCAGCAGATGAACCCTTTAAAAAAATCTGACGGTGTTAACGTGCTTGGACTTTCTTCCGTTTATCTGCGCGGAAAAGCTGATGCCATTGAAATTAGACGTTTGCTGGAGTTATGCGATATACATGTAGTGTCCATGCCCGGTGTGGGAGATTCCTGGGAAAGTATTATGAAAGCTCCGGAAGCGGCATTGAATATAGTGGTAAGGAATGAACTGGCGTTAAAAGCAGCAGAAGACATGAAATCCCGATTCGATATCCCCTATATTTCTGTGGGGCTTCCCTATGGGATGGAAGGGACTTTGCGATGGTTGAATAGAATCGCAGAAGCAGTAAATTCGGCTTCTTTGAAAGCAGCAGAAATGGAAATCAGATGCAGACAGAAAAGGCTTCTTCATTTTGGGAATAATATGAAATCCATGTGGGGAACGCTTTGGTTTGACCGCATTCTTTTTTCGGCACCACCGGAAGAGAGTCTGGGAATTGCAGAAGCGTTGCGGGGGGAATGGGCGGACACAGAAAATTTGACTGTTCATTTGCAGGCAGATACCTGCTCCGAAACGCCGGCAGTGGATACAGTAAGAGTAATCGGCATTAATGACATATCTATTGCTGAAGATTATAAAAAATGGGATGGCGGGTTGATTCTGTCAAGTTCACATGAAACGGAACGATTACTCCGTATGAATAGGCCTTTTGTAAGCTGCCATATTACAAGACCTGTTTATGATGAAATGGCAGTGAGCGACCTTCCTCTTTGCGGAATAAGAGGGGCAGAATACCTTTATGAGAAAATATGGAATGCAAAACTTAGTGGGCATATAAGAATGGCGAAAACATGA